Proteins from a genomic interval of Ciona intestinalis chromosome 9, KH, whole genome shotgun sequence:
- the LOC108949767 gene encoding uncharacterized protein LOC108949767: MNLFITLIITFAYSTMTSCSPTGVTRSTRGAEDLVQILGSIKSTTNQALVTFISSYMDCTDIDDCLVESTSLELAKLPTALINTDNSEWATVFTDNMNGLQDFNFYLQKAFGPEGYGAGKFPAIGNDLTDVTSLLSTFMKDFKLDMQNAYCLSIDVKDLSELEPCAVCTNPTLPSHSLEIVRNYKFLMQLSNYLDDFYNKYNTFIHTTNTCS, translated from the exons ATGAATCTTTTCATTACGTTGATTATTACGTTTGCGTACAGTACTATGACGTCGTGTAGCCCGACTGGTGTCACAAGAAGCACACGAGGCGCAGAAGATCTTGTACAAATTCTTGGCAGTATTAAATCTACAACTAACCAGGCTCTTGTTACCTTT ATCAGTTCGTATATGGATTGCACAGACATCGATGATTGTCTGGTGGAATCTACGAGTCTTGAACTTGCTAAACTACCAACTGCGCTTATAAACACG GATAACAGCGAATGGGCGACCGTGTTCACAGATAATATGAACGGCTTGCAAGATTTTAACTTCTATTTACAAAAAGCGTTTGGACCTGAGGGTTACGGTGCGGGGAAATTCCCGGCTATTGGCAACGACTTGACTGACGTCACCAGTCTATTGTCGACGTTTATGAAGGATTTTAAACTTGAC aTGCAAAACGCTTACTGTTTAAGTATTGACGTTAAAGATTTGAGCGAACTCGAGCCTTGCGCTGTATGTACAAACCCTACTCTACCCAGCCATTCATTAGAAATTGTTCGCAATTATAAATTCCTAATGCAGTTATCCAATTACCTTGAcgatttttacaacaaatataatacTTTCATACACACCACAAACACGTGTAGCTAA
- the LOC101242045 gene encoding regulator of G-protein signaling egl-10-like isoform X1, producing MSVLSSSYNWRIKAWLRAYEGVLIAQDSDNDKERKEEIVLKAEDLNDNAKNQLKKERSFLIFPPRQLVLGQVSALIMAMQNEIFHIKPRKPKKTTINSRQSFRIKSSNECENFTADMLIQWLEENLDISSFEEASHLATLLCRMGFVYPCKYDWNVTITLPTEDPNLQFRFQNPYYWPTETLSASDTDYASHLLSRESGCHDAPLDEYEMKYLQELRRLMLGNWNVIQSKVQIADKLLSQCNPGDREIKRRQEYAFWRVNRPLTNHNSDSRVRPKDWNVMARGLNRYFSSYVQVAVTDETKSANPRSITASCTRIIKTCTEWMNFDPLWQEEEEYKNPWHSDAAKRMWPEPSNIAGEPYKQEVVSWGLSFEKLIESKIGRVYFQEHLKKEFSEENLLFYLRCAYLHSAPLSEVDGLIKEIFEQYISPNSDTPINIDTQTALKVSKLIKTKRTRHTFDPALDHIYSLMKKDSYKRFLVSSVYKAAVKNAKHPVSIKKEKPGFARIIVRMWRTSQFNAEKQN from the exons ATGTCTGTGCTATCAAGCTCCTATAATTGGagaataaaagcgtggcttcGGGCGTACGAAGGTGTTCTAATTGCACAGGACTCGG ataatgataaagaaagaaaagaaGAAATTGTTCTGAAAGCTGAAGACTTAAATGATAAT gccAAAAACCaacttaaaaaagaaagaagttttttaatttttccaccCAGGCAGCTTGTTCTTGGTCAG GTATCTGCTTTGATCATGGCAATGCAAAACGAGATATTTCATATCAAACCAAGAAAACCAAAGAAAACAACCATTAATTCAAGACAAAGCTTTCGAATCAAGTCAAGCAATGAATGTGAAAACTTCACAGCTGACATGTTAATACAATGGCTTGAAGAGAATTTGGATATTAGCTCATTTGAAG AAGCTTCTCATCTTGCAACGCTCCTGTGCCGAATGGGGTTCGTGTATCCTTGTAAATATGATTGGAACGTAACAATAACATTGCCAACTGAAGACCCTAATCTACAATTTAGATTTCAG AATCCTTACTACTGGCCAACTGAGACACTGAGTGCATCGGATACTGATTATG ccAGTCATCTTTTATCTCGTGAATCCGGTTGTCATGATGCACCACTTGATGAATATGAGATG AAATACTTGCAAGAACTGCGTCGTTTAATGTTGGGGAATTGGAATGTTATTCAATCTAAAGTACAGATTGCTGATAA GCTATTAAGCCAGTGTAACCCAGGTGACAGGGAAATAAAGCGAAGGCAAGAATACGCATTCTGGAGGGTTAACAGACCTCTTACTAACCATAACTCAGATTCAAGGGTTCGACCAAaagattggaatgttatggcaAGGGGGCTAAACAGATACTTCAGCTCATATGTTCAAGTTGCAGTTACAG atgaGACCAAGTCAGCTAACCCAAGATCAATAACAGCGAGTTGTACCAG AATTATAAAGACTTGCACAGAATGGATGAACTTTGACCCACTGTGgcaagaagaagaagagtaTAAGAACCCGTGGCATTCGGATGCTGCAAAGAGAATGTGGCCGGAACCTTCAAACAT CGCTGGAGAGCCATACAAACAAGAGGTTGTGAGTTGGGGTTTAAGCTTTGAAAAACTTATTGAGAGTAAGATTGGACGGGTTTATTTTCaagagcatttaaagaaaGAGTTCAGTGAAGAAAATCTTCTGTTTTACTTGCGATGTGCTTATTTGCATAGCGCACCATTAAGTGAGGTTGATGGATTGATCAAAGAGATATTCGA ACAATACATTTCCCCAAACAGCGACACACCCATTAACATTGACACTCAGACTGCATTAAAAGTTTCCAAGCTAATAAAAACCAAACGCACAAGACACACATTTGACCCAGCATTGGATCATATATACAGTCTGATGAAAAAAGACTCTTACAAAAGATTCCTGGTTTCCTCAGTGTACAAAGCAGCGGTCAAGAATGCCAAACACCCAGTtagtataaa gaAAGAGAAGCCTGGTTTTGCAAG AATTATCGTCAGAATGTGGAGAACTTCTCAATTCAACGCAGAAAAACAGAATTAA
- the LOC101242045 gene encoding regulator of G-protein signaling 6-like isoform X2, which translates to MAMQNEIFHIKPRKPKKTTINSRQSFRIKSSNECENFTADMLIQWLEENLDISSFEEASHLATLLCRMGFVYPCKYDWNVTITLPTEDPNLQFRFQNPYYWPTETLSASDTDYASHLLSRESGCHDAPLDEYEMKYLQELRRLMLGNWNVIQSKVQIADKLLSQCNPGDREIKRRQEYAFWRVNRPLTNHNSDSRVRPKDWNVMARGLNRYFSSYVQVAVTDETKSANPRSITASCTRIIKTCTEWMNFDPLWQEEEEYKNPWHSDAAKRMWPEPSNIAGEPYKQEVVSWGLSFEKLIESKIGRVYFQEHLKKEFSEENLLFYLRCAYLHSAPLSEVDGLIKEIFEQYISPNSDTPINIDTQTALKVSKLIKTKRTRHTFDPALDHIYSLMKKDSYKRFLVSSVYKAAVKNAKHPVSIKKEKPGFARIIVRMWRTSQFNAEKQN; encoded by the exons ATGGCAATGCAAAACGAGATATTTCATATCAAACCAAGAAAACCAAAGAAAACAACCATTAATTCAAGACAAAGCTTTCGAATCAAGTCAAGCAATGAATGTGAAAACTTCACAGCTGACATGTTAATACAATGGCTTGAAGAGAATTTGGATATTAGCTCATTTGAAG AAGCTTCTCATCTTGCAACGCTCCTGTGCCGAATGGGGTTCGTGTATCCTTGTAAATATGATTGGAACGTAACAATAACATTGCCAACTGAAGACCCTAATCTACAATTTAGATTTCAG AATCCTTACTACTGGCCAACTGAGACACTGAGTGCATCGGATACTGATTATG ccAGTCATCTTTTATCTCGTGAATCCGGTTGTCATGATGCACCACTTGATGAATATGAGATG AAATACTTGCAAGAACTGCGTCGTTTAATGTTGGGGAATTGGAATGTTATTCAATCTAAAGTACAGATTGCTGATAA GCTATTAAGCCAGTGTAACCCAGGTGACAGGGAAATAAAGCGAAGGCAAGAATACGCATTCTGGAGGGTTAACAGACCTCTTACTAACCATAACTCAGATTCAAGGGTTCGACCAAaagattggaatgttatggcaAGGGGGCTAAACAGATACTTCAGCTCATATGTTCAAGTTGCAGTTACAG atgaGACCAAGTCAGCTAACCCAAGATCAATAACAGCGAGTTGTACCAG AATTATAAAGACTTGCACAGAATGGATGAACTTTGACCCACTGTGgcaagaagaagaagagtaTAAGAACCCGTGGCATTCGGATGCTGCAAAGAGAATGTGGCCGGAACCTTCAAACAT CGCTGGAGAGCCATACAAACAAGAGGTTGTGAGTTGGGGTTTAAGCTTTGAAAAACTTATTGAGAGTAAGATTGGACGGGTTTATTTTCaagagcatttaaagaaaGAGTTCAGTGAAGAAAATCTTCTGTTTTACTTGCGATGTGCTTATTTGCATAGCGCACCATTAAGTGAGGTTGATGGATTGATCAAAGAGATATTCGA ACAATACATTTCCCCAAACAGCGACACACCCATTAACATTGACACTCAGACTGCATTAAAAGTTTCCAAGCTAATAAAAACCAAACGCACAAGACACACATTTGACCCAGCATTGGATCATATATACAGTCTGATGAAAAAAGACTCTTACAAAAGATTCCTGGTTTCCTCAGTGTACAAAGCAGCGGTCAAGAATGCCAAACACCCAGTtagtataaa gaAAGAGAAGCCTGGTTTTGCAAG AATTATCGTCAGAATGTGGAGAACTTCTCAATTCAACGCAGAAAAACAGAATTAA